From the genome of Vanessa atalanta chromosome 30, ilVanAtal1.2, whole genome shotgun sequence, one region includes:
- the LOC125075152 gene encoding heat shock protein 68-like: MPSVRQCNEYGFWGETIDRAAVRRRGLANGLANSTIHCHKSKRLKEIAEVYLGFKVNSAVVTVPAYFSDTQRHATRLAGQIAGLDVIRVINEPTAAALAYGLSNHLQGDRNILIYDLGGGTLDVSILNISEDWLYEVKATAGNPRLGGEDFDNRLVEYIVDDIRKTQGKDIKGTRTLRRLRFAAEKAKRALTSASEAFVRIESLNDRVDYNGRITRTLFEQLCSDLFKETLISVEKALMDARLLKSDIRDVVLVGGSSRIPKIKKMLTDFFEGKSIKNSINPDEAIASGAAIQAAILSGERSDSIKDLLLIDVVPLSLGVETARGIMFKVINRNTPIPCRQVKEISTLEDYQISMTIEVFEGERSLTKDNHLLGVFELHNILPVPRGVAKIDLIFDIDANGILTVSAKDKSTGNHKSITIQNSNRLTKQDITQMISVAEQFKSEDDENRRRLESRNQLETYIYNVKRSFVENLEKIDGEECADMIGECKDAIAWLDDNPDCLKEEYERKMSELLNRWSLKIKKVDRLMHRAKRHKYSGSDVEEQQTTIEEVVEEPSDL; encoded by the exons ATGCCAAGCGTCCGTCAATGCAACGAATACGGTTTTTGGGGTGAAACGATTGATCGGGCGGCCGTTCGACGACGTGGGCTTGCAAATGGACTTGCGAACTCTACCATACACTGTCATAAATCAAAACG GCTGAAGGAGATCGCTGAAGTTTATCTCGGTTTTAAAGTTAATAGTGCTGTCGTTACCGTTCCCGCGTATTTCAGTGATACACAACGCCATGCGACCAGACTTGCGGGTCAAATCGCGGGTTTAGATGTTATAAGGGTTATCAACGAACCAACGGCCGCTGCTTTAGCGTACGGTTTGAGCAATCATTTACAAGGAGATCGTAATATCCTTATATACGATTTAGGCGGTGGTACTTTAGATgtgtctatattaaatattagtgagGATTGGTTATATGAAGTAAAAGCGACCGCAGGAAATCCCAGACTAGGCGGGGAAGACTTCGACAATCGCTTAGTCGAATATATAGTTGATGATATTCGTAAAACTCAAGGGAAGGACATAAAAGGCACACGAACGCTAAGACGTCTACGATTCGCCGCTGAAAAAGCGAAACGAGCGCTAACATCCGCTTCAGAAGCGTTCGTTCGCATTGAATCGTTAAACGATCGAGTCGATTACAATGGACGAATAACGCGAACACTATTCGAACAATTATGCTCGGATTTATTTAAAGAGACGCTGATATCCGTCGAAAAGGCATTGATGGATGCGCGTTTGTTGAAAAGTGACATACGTGACGTCGTTTTAGTAGGTGGCAGCTCAAGAATACCGAAGATAAAGAAAATGCTTACCGATTTCTTCGAAGGGAAAAGTATAAAGAATTCAATTAATCCAGATGAAGCGATCGCCAGCGGTGCAGCGATTCAAGCCGCTATATTATCTGGAGAGAGGAGTGATAGCATCAAGGACTTGCTGCTAATCGATGTGGTGCCATTATCCCTTGGCGTGGAAACCGCTCGTGGTATTATGTTTAAAGTTATCAATCGCAATACCCCAATACCTTGCAGGCAGGTCAAAGAAATATCAACATTAGAAGATTATCAAATAAGCATGACAATAGAAGTTTTTGAAGGTGAAAGGTCTCTGACAAAGGACAATCATTTGCTGGGTGTCTTCGAACTCCACAATATCCTTCCAGTGCCGAGAGGCGTCGCGAAGATCGACTTGATATTTGATATTGACGCTAATGGCATACTAACGGTGTCTGCGAAAGATAAAAGCACGGGAAATCATAAAAGTATTAcgatacaaaattcaaatagaTTAACAAAACAGGATATAACCCAAATGATCTCTGTAGCTGAACAGTTCAAGAGCGAAGATGACGAGAATAGGCGACGTTTGGAATCGAGGAACCAGCTCGAGACATACATATACAACGTCAAAAGATCTTTCGTTGAGAATTTGGAGAAGATCGATGGAGAAGAATGCGCTGATATGATAGGGGAGTGCAAAGATGCTATCGCGTGGCTAGACGACAATCCTGATTGTCTGAAAGAAGAATACGAACGAAAAATGTCTGAATTGCTCAATCGTTGGTCGTTGAAGATAAAGAAGGTCGATCGTTTGATGCACAGAGCTAAGAGACATAAATATTCGGGATCGGATGTTGAAGAACAGCAGACAACGATCGAAGAAGTTGTTGAAGAACCTTCAGatttgtaa